One window of the Runella slithyformis DSM 19594 genome contains the following:
- a CDS encoding amidohydrolase family protein, with protein sequence MRKLLLLVLTLITCGIHPVVAQVQKAPGRAEGDGPHKRLIIRGVTIINSTGSPPIGPMDIVVENNRIAQIRQAGYPGMPDDPQSGVKANPGDKELNCRGMYLMPGFVDMHGHIGGVQQGANAEYVFKLWMAHGVTTIRDPSCGNGLDWVLDQKEKSAKNLITAPRIKAYTVFGQGAKDFIITPEQAREWVRDNAKKGADGIKFFGAEPEVFKAALDENKKWGLGSAAHHAQTEVGRMNALATAKAGLTTMEHWYGLPEALFDDKTLQNYPSDYNYNNEQNRFEEAGKLWKQAAKPGSDKWNQVMDEMLKLDFTIDPTFNIYEANRELMLARRAEWHDEYTLPSLWRFYGPSRISHGSYWHNWGTEQEVAWKENYRLWMAFINEYKNRGGRVTTGSDSGFIYQLYGFAYIRELELLREAGFHPMEVIRAATLKGAEALGMAKDIGSVEVGKLADFVITEENPLANLKTLYGTGAIRLNDKNEVTRVGGVKYTVKDGVVYDAKKLLADVRRIVADAKKEENFEITQPGIPQKTGKVSGSNK encoded by the coding sequence ATGAGAAAGCTTTTACTTTTAGTATTAACCCTTATCACTTGTGGTATTCATCCTGTGGTGGCCCAAGTGCAAAAGGCTCCCGGCCGAGCCGAAGGTGACGGTCCGCACAAGCGGCTCATCATCAGAGGGGTAACGATCATCAACAGTACGGGCTCGCCCCCGATCGGTCCCATGGATATTGTGGTAGAAAATAACCGTATTGCCCAAATCCGTCAGGCGGGCTATCCGGGCATGCCCGACGATCCCCAAAGCGGCGTAAAAGCCAATCCCGGCGACAAAGAACTGAATTGCCGGGGTATGTACCTGATGCCGGGATTCGTAGATATGCACGGGCACATCGGTGGAGTGCAGCAGGGAGCTAATGCTGAATACGTGTTTAAACTTTGGATGGCGCACGGCGTCACTACCATTCGGGACCCGTCATGCGGCAATGGGTTGGATTGGGTCCTTGATCAAAAAGAAAAAAGTGCAAAGAACCTGATCACGGCTCCCCGCATCAAAGCCTACACCGTTTTCGGACAGGGGGCCAAAGATTTCATCATCACGCCTGAGCAGGCCCGTGAATGGGTACGGGATAATGCCAAAAAGGGCGCTGACGGCATCAAATTTTTTGGGGCAGAACCTGAGGTCTTTAAAGCTGCACTGGACGAAAATAAAAAATGGGGCCTCGGCTCGGCTGCTCATCACGCTCAAACCGAAGTGGGACGTATGAATGCCTTGGCAACCGCCAAAGCCGGCCTGACAACTATGGAGCACTGGTATGGACTGCCGGAAGCACTGTTTGATGATAAAACCCTCCAAAATTACCCATCTGATTATAATTATAACAACGAGCAAAACCGTTTTGAAGAAGCGGGTAAACTGTGGAAACAGGCGGCCAAACCCGGGAGCGATAAATGGAATCAGGTGATGGACGAAATGTTGAAACTGGATTTTACCATCGATCCTACCTTCAATATCTACGAAGCCAACCGCGAATTGATGCTGGCCCGTCGCGCCGAATGGCACGATGAGTATACGTTGCCTTCGTTGTGGCGTTTCTACGGTCCGAGCCGTATTTCGCACGGCTCGTATTGGCACAATTGGGGGACGGAGCAGGAAGTGGCCTGGAAAGAAAATTATCGTCTCTGGATGGCGTTTATCAATGAATACAAAAATCGCGGCGGGCGCGTCACCACGGGCTCGGATTCGGGCTTTATTTACCAATTATACGGATTTGCGTACATCCGTGAGTTAGAGCTGCTGCGCGAAGCGGGCTTCCATCCGATGGAAGTCATTCGGGCTGCTACGCTCAAAGGCGCTGAAGCCCTCGGGATGGCCAAGGATATCGGTTCGGTAGAAGTGGGAAAATTGGCCGATTTTGTAATTACGGAAGAAAACCCGCTTGCCAACCTGAAAACGCTGTACGGTACCGGGGCTATTCGTCTCAACGATAAAAACGAAGTGACGCGCGTAGGCGGCGTAAAATACACCGTGAAAGACGGCGTGGTATACGATGCTAAAAAGCTCTTGGCCGATGTGCGCAGGATTGTGGCCGACGCTAAAAAAGAAGAAAATTTTGAAATCACGCAACCGGGCATTCCCCAAAAAACAGGAAAAGTCTCCGGCAGCAACAAATAA